The following coding sequences lie in one Rhizobium binae genomic window:
- a CDS encoding ABC transporter permease, whose product MLVFIAKRLLWMIPSLFAVSFLAFVLIQLPPGDYVTTYIATLAASNEIVDQNTAAQLRERFGLDDPMLIQYFKWIWGILSRGDFGISFEWQQPVSDLIWERMALTLVLALSTLIATWAIALPIGVFSAVRKYSIGDYLFTAFTFFGLAVPSFLLALVLMYIAAVEFGQDVGGLFSPQYENAPWSFAKMVDLFSHLWLPVIILAVSSTASLIRVMRANMLDELPKPYVTTARAKGLSEFRLLMKYPLMIALNPFISTIAWLLPNLISGSVVVAIVLNLPTAAPLLLQALMAQDMYLAGAFVLLICALTLIGSLISDILLALVDPRIRLE is encoded by the coding sequence ATGCTGGTCTTTATCGCCAAACGCTTGCTGTGGATGATTCCATCGCTTTTTGCCGTCAGTTTCCTTGCTTTCGTGCTGATCCAACTGCCACCGGGCGACTATGTCACCACTTATATCGCGACGCTGGCTGCCTCCAACGAGATCGTCGATCAGAACACGGCGGCGCAATTGCGCGAGCGCTTCGGCCTCGACGATCCGATGCTCATCCAATATTTCAAATGGATCTGGGGCATCCTCTCGCGCGGCGATTTCGGCATCTCCTTCGAATGGCAGCAGCCGGTCTCCGACCTGATCTGGGAACGCATGGCGCTGACCCTCGTCCTGGCTCTTTCGACATTGATCGCCACCTGGGCGATCGCCCTGCCCATCGGTGTCTTTTCCGCGGTGCGCAAATATTCGATCGGCGACTATCTCTTCACTGCCTTCACCTTTTTCGGCCTAGCCGTTCCCTCCTTCCTGCTGGCGCTGGTGCTGATGTATATCGCGGCGGTCGAATTCGGCCAGGATGTCGGCGGTCTGTTTTCGCCGCAATACGAGAACGCGCCGTGGAGCTTCGCCAAGATGGTCGATCTCTTCTCTCATCTCTGGCTTCCCGTCATCATTCTTGCCGTCTCCTCGACGGCGAGTCTCATCCGCGTCATGCGCGCCAACATGCTCGACGAACTGCCGAAGCCTTACGTGACGACGGCGCGGGCAAAGGGGCTCTCGGAGTTCCGGCTGCTGATGAAATATCCTCTGATGATCGCGCTCAATCCGTTCATCTCGACGATTGCCTGGCTGCTGCCCAATCTCATCTCCGGCTCGGTCGTCGTCGCCATCGTCCTCAATCTGCCGACGGCAGCACCCTTGCTCCTGCAGGCGCTGATGGCCCAGGACATGTATCTGGCGGGCGCTTTCGTTTTGCTGATCTGCGCCCTGACGCTGATAGGCTCCCTGATCAGCGACATCCTGCTTGCGCTGGTCGATCCCCGCATCCGGTTGGAATAG
- a CDS encoding ABC transporter permease: MADVTVTNLQPDRAAVASQWQLIWWAFRRHRLAMAALVVTVLMYIVALVPGFFAINDPYLQNARATFHPPQRLHLLDIENGFSFGPHYYPMKLTRDPETLAAIFKEDTTKRVDVQFFGRGYEYSVFGLFNTNIHLIASPDKNTPLLLFGADRLGRDVFSRTVQGSQVSLSIGLVGVFLSLMLGIVIGGISGYYGGRIDFFMQRVIDFVLSLPTIPIWLAMAAALPQDWPATLQYMMITIILSLTGWAQLARVVRGRFLSLRTEEFVAAARLDGVRERRIIFRHMLPSFASHIIASITLAVPAMILAETSLSFLGLGLQPPTISWGVLLREAQNIRSIATAPWLFMPGCAVVVAVMALNLLGDGLRDAADPYNK; the protein is encoded by the coding sequence ATGGCCGACGTCACCGTTACAAATCTGCAGCCGGACCGCGCCGCCGTCGCATCGCAGTGGCAGCTGATCTGGTGGGCATTCCGCCGGCATCGGCTGGCCATGGCGGCACTCGTCGTTACCGTGCTGATGTATATCGTTGCCCTGGTTCCCGGTTTCTTCGCCATCAACGATCCGTACCTGCAAAATGCGCGGGCGACCTTTCATCCGCCGCAGAGATTGCATCTGCTCGATATCGAGAACGGGTTCTCCTTCGGCCCGCATTATTATCCGATGAAACTGACCCGCGATCCGGAAACCCTGGCGGCCATCTTCAAGGAAGACACGACCAAACGTGTCGACGTCCAGTTCTTCGGGCGTGGCTACGAATATTCGGTATTTGGCCTGTTCAATACCAACATCCATTTGATCGCCTCGCCCGACAAGAACACGCCGCTGCTTCTCTTCGGCGCCGACCGGCTTGGGCGCGATGTCTTCAGCCGGACGGTGCAGGGTTCGCAGGTCTCGCTGTCGATCGGCCTTGTCGGCGTCTTCCTGTCGTTGATGCTCGGCATCGTGATCGGCGGCATCTCCGGGTATTATGGCGGCCGTATCGATTTCTTCATGCAGCGCGTGATCGATTTCGTGCTGTCCCTGCCGACGATCCCGATCTGGCTCGCCATGGCCGCGGCGCTGCCGCAGGACTGGCCGGCGACGCTGCAATATATGATGATCACGATCATCCTGTCGCTGACCGGCTGGGCGCAGCTCGCCCGCGTCGTTCGCGGCCGCTTTCTGTCGCTGCGCACCGAAGAGTTCGTCGCCGCCGCGAGACTCGACGGTGTCCGCGAAAGACGCATCATCTTTCGTCACATGCTACCCAGTTTTGCCAGCCACATCATCGCATCGATCACGCTTGCGGTGCCGGCGATGATCCTCGCCGAAACCTCTCTCTCCTTCCTGGGACTCGGACTGCAGCCGCCGACCATCTCCTGGGGCGTGCTGCTGCGCGAAGCCCAGAACATTCGCTCGATCGCCACCGCACCCTGGCTCTTCATGCCGGGCTGTGCAGTCGTGGTCGCCGTGATGGCGCTCAACCTTCTCGGCGACGGCCTGCGCGACGCGGCCGATCCCTACAACAAATGA